From the Quercus lobata isolate SW786 chromosome 6, ValleyOak3.0 Primary Assembly, whole genome shotgun sequence genome, one window contains:
- the LOC115993575 gene encoding uncharacterized protein At5g64816, with protein sequence MVEVWWSLLGAAIPAVIAGQAFRMKKRHAEEQRLNSARGREKSSDDIFVCERVCTSKRMLKKVGSFSKDPIPDTCVTVCGVSELDACADACARTVCVNQHQVPNWNDVCLRRCQSECLKLSDSRSS encoded by the coding sequence ATGGTGGAAGTGTGGTGGTCCCTATTGGGGGCTGCTATCCCAGCAGTTATTGCAGGGCAAGCTTTTAGAATGAAGAAAAGGCATGCTGAAGAGCAGAGGCTAAACAGTGCCAGGGGGAGGGAGAAGAGCTCTGATGACATTTTTGTTTGCGAAAGGGTATGTACATCAAAGAGAATGTTAAAGAAGGTAGGTTCCTTCTCAAAGGACCCAATTCCTGATACCTGTGTTACTGTATGCGGTGTATCTGAGCTTGATGCGTGCGCTGATGCCTGTGCTCGCACTGTTTGTGTTAATCAACATCAAGTGCCTAATTGGAATGATGTCTGCTTAAGGAGATGCCAGAGTGAATGTCTGAAACTCTCTGATTCCCGTTCTTCTTAG